A genomic window from Cricetulus griseus strain 17A/GY chromosome 4, alternate assembly CriGri-PICRH-1.0, whole genome shotgun sequence includes:
- the Sh2b2 gene encoding SH2B adapter protein 2 isoform X4 translates to MNGTTPGSAAAPAPVPDWRHFCELHAQVAAVDFAHKFCRFLRDNPTYDTPDAGTSFSRHFAANFLAVFSEEVRRVLGTAADTMEPEPAVTSVTSALKAAAYGHSRSSEDVSAHAATKARVRKGFSLRNMSLCVVDGVRDLWHRRSSPEPDAGATPKTAEPASEPRDKWTRRLRLARTLAAKVELVDIQREGALRFMVADDAASGPGGTAQWQKCRLLLRRAVAGERFRLEFFVPPKASRPKVSIPLSAIIEVRTTMPLEMPEKDNTFVLKVENGAEYILETIDSLQKHSWVADIQGCVDPGDSEEDTGLSCARGGCLASRVTSCSCEFLTEDMPRPPETTTAVSAVVTAPHSRTCDTVGESLAHVPLETFLQTLESSGGGVSDSNNTGDEAAELDTDAEAELELSDYPWFHGTLSRVKAAQLVLAGGPRSHGLFVIRQSETRPGECVLTFNFQGKAKHLRLSLNGHGQCHVQHLWFQSVFDMLRHFHTHPIPLESGGSAGITLRSYVRAQGRPPDPGPAPSTVAPAPSCWTEPAGQHYFSSLATATCPPTSPSNGAGASSSSGSSSSATSMPPRPLSVRSRSNSAEHLLEAASGATEEPTEATLGRARAVENQYSFY, encoded by the exons ATGAATGGTACCACCCCCGGCTCGGCCGCCGCCCCCGCCCCAGTCCCTGACTGGCGGCACTTCTGCGAGCTGCACGCACAGGTGGCTGCTGTGGACTTTGCTCACAAGTTCTGCCGCTTCCTTCGTGACAACCCCACCTACGACACGCCTGACGCGGGGACCTCATTCTCCCGCCACTTTGCAGCCAATTTCTTGGCAGTCTTCAGCGAGGAGGTGCGCCGTGTGCTGGGGACAGCAGCGGACACCATGGAGCCCGAGCCTGCTGTGACCTCGGTGACATCAGCGCTCAAGGCTGCAGCTTATGGCCACTCACGCAGCTCCGAGGACGTGTCTGCCCACGCGGCCACCAAGGCCCGTGTCCGCAAGGGCTTCTCACTACGTAACATGAGCCTGTGCGTGGTGGACGGAGTACGTGACCTGTGGCACCGGCGCTCGTCCCCAGAGCCCGATGCTGGAGCCACCCCCAAGACCGCCGAGCCTGCATCCGAGCCTCGAGACAAGTGGACACGACGCCTGAGGCTGGCGCGGACCCTGGCGGCCAAGGTGGAGTTAGTGGACATCCAGCGCGAGGGCGCACTGCGCTTCATGGTGGCAGATGATGCGGCCTCGGGCCCTGGGGGCACTGCACAGTGGCAGAAGTGTCGCCTGCTTCTGAGAAGGGCTGTGGCTGGGGAGCGCTTCCGCCTGGAGTTCTTCGTGCCACCCAAG GCTTCCAGACCCAAGGTCAGCATCCCCCTGTCGGCCATCATTGAGGTCCGAACAACCATGCCCCTGGAAATGCCTGAGAAGGACAACACCTTTGTGCTCAAG GTGGAGAACGGAGCAGAGTACATTCTGGAGACAATAGACTCACTGCAGAAGCACTCGTGGGTAGCTGACATCCAGGGCTGTGTGGATCCTGG GGACAGTGAGGAAGACACAGGGCTGTCCTGTGCTCGGGGAGGCTGTCTGGCCAGCCGTGTGACTTCCTGCAGCTGTGAGTTCCTAACAGAAG ACATGCCCCGGCCCCCAGAGACAACGACAGCAGTGAGTGCCGTGGTGACAGCCCCACACAGCAGAACTTGTGACACCGTGGGAGAGTCCCTGGCCCATGTTCCCCTGGAGACTTTCCTTCAAACCCTGGAGTCTTCAGGAGGTGGTGTCAGTGACAGCAATAACACAG GGGATGAAGCAGCTGAGCTAGACACTGATGCTGAGGCTGAGCTGGAACTCTCCGACTACCCCTGGTTCCATGGGACATTGTCCCGAGTGAAGGCTGCTCAGCTGGTGCTGGCTGGTGGGCCCCGGAGCCATGGCCTCTTTGTGATCCGCCAAAGTGAGACTCGACCTGGGGAGTGTGTGCTGACCTTCAACTTCCAGGGCAAGGCCAAG CACCTTCGCCTGTCTCTGAATGGTCATGGCCAGTGCCATGTCCAGCATCTGTGGTTCCAGTCTGTGTTTGACATGCTTCGACACTTCCACACCCACCCCATACCCCTGGAGTCAGGGGGATCTGCTGGCATCACCCTAAGAAGCTATGTGCGTGCCCAAGGCCGGCCTCCTG ACCCAGGACCAGCGCCCAGCACGGTGGCACCAGCCCCCTCCTGCTGGACAGAGCCGGCTGGCCAGCACTACTTCTCCAGCCTGGCCACAGCCACCTGCCCACCCACCTCACCTTCTAATGGCGCTGGAGCATCGTCGTCATCTGGGTCATCATCCTCGGCCACATCCATGCCCCCGCGCCCACTCAGTGTGCGCAGCCGCAGCAACAGCGCAGAGCACCTGCTGGAGGCTGCGTCTGGAGCCACCGAAGAGCCCACGGAGGCCACGCTGGGCCGCGCTCGTGCAGTGGAGAACCAGTACTCCTTTTACTAG
- the Sh2b2 gene encoding SH2B adapter protein 2 isoform X3, which translates to MNGTTPGSAAAPAPVPDWRHFCELHAQVAAVDFAHKFCRFLRDNPTYDTPDAGTSFSRHFAANFLAVFSEEVRRVLGTAADTMEPEPAVTSVTSALKAAAYGHSRSSEDVSAHAATKARVRKGFSLRNMSLCVVDGVRDLWHRRSSPEPDAGATPKTAEPASEPRDKWTRRLRLARTLAAKVELVDIQREGALRFMVADDAASGPGGTAQWQKCRLLLRRAVAGERFRLEFFVPPKASRPKVSIPLSAIIEVRTTMPLEMPEKDNTFVLKVENGAEYILETIDSLQKHSWVADIQGCVDPGDSEEDTGLSCARGGCLASRVTSCSCEFLTEADMPRPPETTTAVSAVVTAPHSRTCDTVGESLAHVPLETFLQTLESSGGGVSDSNNTGDEAAELDTDAEAELELSDYPWFHGTLSRVKAAQLVLAGGPRSHGLFVIRQSETRPGECVLTFNFQGKAKHLRLSLNGHGQCHVQHLWFQSVFDMLRHFHTHPIPLESGGSAGITLRSYVRAQGRPPDPGPAPSTVAPAPSCWTEPAGQHYFSSLATATCPPTSPSNGAGASSSSGSSSSATSMPPRPLSVRSRSNSAEHLLEAASGATEEPTEATLGRARAVENQYSFY; encoded by the exons ATGAATGGTACCACCCCCGGCTCGGCCGCCGCCCCCGCCCCAGTCCCTGACTGGCGGCACTTCTGCGAGCTGCACGCACAGGTGGCTGCTGTGGACTTTGCTCACAAGTTCTGCCGCTTCCTTCGTGACAACCCCACCTACGACACGCCTGACGCGGGGACCTCATTCTCCCGCCACTTTGCAGCCAATTTCTTGGCAGTCTTCAGCGAGGAGGTGCGCCGTGTGCTGGGGACAGCAGCGGACACCATGGAGCCCGAGCCTGCTGTGACCTCGGTGACATCAGCGCTCAAGGCTGCAGCTTATGGCCACTCACGCAGCTCCGAGGACGTGTCTGCCCACGCGGCCACCAAGGCCCGTGTCCGCAAGGGCTTCTCACTACGTAACATGAGCCTGTGCGTGGTGGACGGAGTACGTGACCTGTGGCACCGGCGCTCGTCCCCAGAGCCCGATGCTGGAGCCACCCCCAAGACCGCCGAGCCTGCATCCGAGCCTCGAGACAAGTGGACACGACGCCTGAGGCTGGCGCGGACCCTGGCGGCCAAGGTGGAGTTAGTGGACATCCAGCGCGAGGGCGCACTGCGCTTCATGGTGGCAGATGATGCGGCCTCGGGCCCTGGGGGCACTGCACAGTGGCAGAAGTGTCGCCTGCTTCTGAGAAGGGCTGTGGCTGGGGAGCGCTTCCGCCTGGAGTTCTTCGTGCCACCCAAG GCTTCCAGACCCAAGGTCAGCATCCCCCTGTCGGCCATCATTGAGGTCCGAACAACCATGCCCCTGGAAATGCCTGAGAAGGACAACACCTTTGTGCTCAAG GTGGAGAACGGAGCAGAGTACATTCTGGAGACAATAGACTCACTGCAGAAGCACTCGTGGGTAGCTGACATCCAGGGCTGTGTGGATCCTGG GGACAGTGAGGAAGACACAGGGCTGTCCTGTGCTCGGGGAGGCTGTCTGGCCAGCCGTGTGACTTCCTGCAGCTGTGAGTTCCTAACAGAAG CAGACATGCCCCGGCCCCCAGAGACAACGACAGCAGTGAGTGCCGTGGTGACAGCCCCACACAGCAGAACTTGTGACACCGTGGGAGAGTCCCTGGCCCATGTTCCCCTGGAGACTTTCCTTCAAACCCTGGAGTCTTCAGGAGGTGGTGTCAGTGACAGCAATAACACAG GGGATGAAGCAGCTGAGCTAGACACTGATGCTGAGGCTGAGCTGGAACTCTCCGACTACCCCTGGTTCCATGGGACATTGTCCCGAGTGAAGGCTGCTCAGCTGGTGCTGGCTGGTGGGCCCCGGAGCCATGGCCTCTTTGTGATCCGCCAAAGTGAGACTCGACCTGGGGAGTGTGTGCTGACCTTCAACTTCCAGGGCAAGGCCAAG CACCTTCGCCTGTCTCTGAATGGTCATGGCCAGTGCCATGTCCAGCATCTGTGGTTCCAGTCTGTGTTTGACATGCTTCGACACTTCCACACCCACCCCATACCCCTGGAGTCAGGGGGATCTGCTGGCATCACCCTAAGAAGCTATGTGCGTGCCCAAGGCCGGCCTCCTG ACCCAGGACCAGCGCCCAGCACGGTGGCACCAGCCCCCTCCTGCTGGACAGAGCCGGCTGGCCAGCACTACTTCTCCAGCCTGGCCACAGCCACCTGCCCACCCACCTCACCTTCTAATGGCGCTGGAGCATCGTCGTCATCTGGGTCATCATCCTCGGCCACATCCATGCCCCCGCGCCCACTCAGTGTGCGCAGCCGCAGCAACAGCGCAGAGCACCTGCTGGAGGCTGCGTCTGGAGCCACCGAAGAGCCCACGGAGGCCACGCTGGGCCGCGCTCGTGCAGTGGAGAACCAGTACTCCTTTTACTAG